The Marispirochaeta aestuarii genome contains the following window.
ACGCTTATCCAGCGAAGGTTCAACTATCGCGGAGCTGCCTTCGACGAAATTCCCTGCGATCCCGGCAGATATCCGGTGGAAACCCGGGAGGACCTGGCCGATCTGATCAGCCAGTACCTGCTGCTCTATTCGGGCTCCCTGGATGAGTTTGCCGATGACGCGCTTGAACCGACTGAGGCCTGCATGACGATACAAATGACCAATAACGCCACCGGACCTGTAGCCGAGGTCATCAAAGACGCCAGGGCCTTCGCGGAACGGAATTTTCCCGATGGGTATGTGCTCGAAGCGGGGGGTACCGCCGAAATGGAGCTGGCGCTGACCAGGATGGTCACCAGTTCACAGATAGTGAGTCTCGTCGTGGCCCTGGTCATCGTTTTCATCATCATTGCCCTGGCCTTCCGCAGTATCCTGGCGGGATTGATCGGCTGTGTTCCTTTGAGCATGGCGATTCTGATCAATTTTGGAATCATGGGGCTCACCGGCATCAATCTCGATATTGTTACATCCCTTATAGCATCCATCGCGATCGGTATCGGAGTGGATTATACGATTCACTTTATGACCAACTATCACGAGGAACGGTTAAAGAGCGGCGATCTGCAGCAGGTAACCAGGAATTCCCTGAAGCTCTCCGGACGGGCAATCCTGATCAACGCGCTGGCGGTAGGTCTCGGCTTTGCGGTGCTGCTGTTCTCTGGTTTTGTCGTTCTGCGCTATATCGGCCTTCTTGTGGCGATAATAATGGGAACTTCATCCCTGGCGGCACTGGTTCTTCTGCCCATTATTCTGAATACCTTCCGCCCCTCTTTCATGACCCGGAAGTCAGGCGGGAAGCAATAACACAGCACTATCTTTTTTAGGAGTTAACAAGATGATCAAAAGAATCGCAGCAGTTGCAGCAGCAGTAATGATCCCCTTGAGCCTCTTCGGGCTGGACGGTACAGAGATCGCCCGCCGGGCTCATGATATTGAGGATGGGGACACAAGTCACAGTGCGGTACAGATGGACCTTATCGAGAGTGACGGCGAAGTAAAAAGCCGGCTTATCGAGGAATGGGGCAGGGATGAGGGAGACCTGACATCCATGGTAATGGTCTTCCGAAGTCCCGCGTCAGTCAAGGATACCCGGTATCTGCAGATTGAGAACGAGAACAGGGACGATGATAAATGGATCTATCTGCCGGCCCTGAAGCGGGTGAGGCGTATCGCGTCTTCCGAAGGAGACAAATCCTTTATGGGTTCTGATGCGACCTACGACGACATGGAAACACGGGAAGTGGAGCGGGACCATCACGAGCTTCTGCGGGAAGAGCGCTTCGAGAAATGGGATTGCCATGTGGTCAAGGCCTGGGCCAAGGACCCTGAAGACAGCCAGTACTCCTACCGGATCACATGGTTCGATACAGCGAGTTTTGTTCCGGTAAAAGTCGAGATGTACGATAAGCAGGAGACGCTTCTCAAAGTGCTCAGTGTCGAGGTGCTGGAGCAGGTTCAGGGCTACTGGACTCCGCTGCAGACTCTGATGGAGAACGTCCAGACCGGTCACGCCACCAGGCTTACCTTCAAGAAGATTGTCTATGACGAGCCCCTGCCGGATGCGCTCTTTTCCACCTCTTTCCTGGAAACCGGACGCGTCCGCTAGGGAGGAACGGGATGAAACGAATCTTTACAGCCGTGGTGCCGGTATGTATTTTGGCTTTTGTTCTGATCGTGCCGGTGTCAGCGGATGATTTCAGCTTTGATGAAATAGAAGGTTTTGACGAGGAGGGCGCTGTTACAGGCGCCCTCGAGATAGACGGAGAGCTGATCTTCCGCACCCGTGCCTATGTAAGCGAAAAAGCCCTGGAGGATGCCGGCGACCTGTCGGCGGAGGGAGATTCCCTTGAGGCCCTGCCCGGCGCACGAATCAATTTCAGTTATGCCGCGGAAAAGGCCGATATCTTCGTCAACCTTTACGCCGATCGTGCAAAGCTGGCTGAGCATCCGGAAAAACTGCTGGATGAAGCCTGGTTCCGCTATTACGGCAAGGGGTATGAGCTTGAAGCCGGTCTGATGAAAGTCGTCTGGGGTAAGGGCGATCAGCTGCATGTCGTCGATTTCCTGAATGCGGATGATCTTTCCGACGCGGTAAACCCGGATTATCTTGACCGGCGACTGGCGACTCCGATGATAAAGCTCAACCTCTATCCCGGGGAGAGAGGAAAACTGGAGATAGTCTTCCTGCCGACGCTGAGGGCAGACGAGATACCTCTCGAGGGCCCCTGGGCGCCCGGGGATGCTCAGGCCCTGGCCGGATACGCGGAAACCCTTGTTGATAATCTTGATCCCGATCCCTCCGGACTGGCAGATTTTCTGGACGGTGATGCCCTGTATCCCGATACTGATACCCTGGACTATTCCCAGGCTGCCCTGCGATATACCGATACCGTCGGGGCCCTGGATTGGGGCGTCAGCTACTACTATGGCTTCCTGAAACAGCCCTCAGTCAAGGTAAGCTTTGTGGATCCCCTTGATCCGGCAACCGTGAACGGACTGAAGCTCTCTTACGACCGGGTAAATGCCTTCGGTCTGGAGGCGGGAGCTGTCTTCGGCGGCTTCAACATGCGGGGTGAGTCGGCCTTGTATCTGAGCGAGGATGCAGACGGAGACGATCCCTATGTTCACAACAGCAGAATGAGCTGTCTGGCCGGCTTCGATCGGGATCTGCCCTTCAGTAATATGAATATCAATCTTCAATATACCGGGAACCTGGTTTTGGATGACCGGGAGATCGTCCGTTCGGATGATGTGGATTACGATCCCGACGGTCGCTACTTCAGGCAGCGACTGATCCTGAAGCTCACCGACTCCTGGGACCATGAGATGCTCAAACCGGAACTCAAGGGGATATATACCTTCGAAGACCGGGACTATCTGATTGCTCCTGGAATCGTATTCAAGCCGGCGGACAATTTCGAAGTCGAGCTCCAGGCAGGCTTCTACGGTGGCGAAGAGGATTACACCGATCTGGCGCAGTACGATGATGCGGATTACGTCGAACTTGGATTCACCTGCGCGTTCTAGGAATTATCGCCCCTTTCTGCCGCCCGGCGCAACTTCCCTGTTCTTCTGCAGGCGGAGGACGCCGGGCTTTTTTACGCCCCCCGGGGCTATTTCAGAAGCTGCCGTACCGAGCGGAAGCGTCTGATCATGACATCGCTCTCTTTCCGGATCTGCCGTACGAACTCATTCCCGTCAATCGTGCCCAGAACGGCGGTTTTTTCTGCCTCGTTCTGGAAGTTTACTGTCCTGAAGGGGTCGAGAAAATCTTTGCTGCGGCTTTTATAGACCTCCCCGGCAATCTGCTCCTGAATCTGTTCCGCCGCGGTAAAGAGTCTTTGCCATCCCGGGGCATCAGGGATATTCCCTTCGAGCAGAAGAAAGCAGGCCCAGGCGTCCCGTATTTTTTCCGCCGGATAGGTCTTATCCCACTTTTCACAGCGACGATGGATATCCTGCCATCCCGCCAGGTTTCCGCTGCGGATCTCGTCCCGCAGGAGGTCGACTTTCCGCTCCGGAACCAGCTGTCCTCCCATGTTGATCCATTCCAGGGGATCCGCCGTATCCGTATCGCCGGGAAGCCCGGCGATCAAACCGGCTCCTTTTTCTTCCAGACCGGGCAGAAGGGTGCTGGCGATGTAATAGAGAAGCATTTCCCGGTAGGCCTGTCGTGCCGCAGCGGCTTTCAGAATCCGGACTCTCCGCCGGGATCGTTCCACCAGGCCCCGGGGAGCTTCCAGGTTGTCGGCTTCCCCCGTCGGATCCCACTGGTCAAGAAGTTCCAGGGCGGATCGGATTTCCGCGGCCGTGTCGGGGGCCAGAAAATCAAACTCCAGGTGCTGACGGGGCTGTATGCGCCTGTCCCTGGCGGCATATTTTCGCGAGTTCCGGACCAGGGCATACATGTTGTAGTTCCACCAGAAGGCGGGGATTATATCAAGGCACCCGTCATGTTCGTTGTTGTTCACCAGGGAAAAGGGAAGGGGGATGTCCAGTTCCGACGGATAGCTGCCCTTGGCGATCAGGGTGAAGGAGGCGAATCTGGAGGGGTGCTTCAGGCTGACGTTCAATCCGGGCCAGAAGCCCCTGCCCGCATGAAGTTCGTTGTCGGCGCTCCGGCTGTTGTGATTCGATCCTACGGTTGCCCCGGCGGCCAGATTGCTCTGACCCATGAGCAGGGATGCGATAAGGAAGGAGTTGTTGTGGTGCTGCTCGTGAAAGGGAAAAATCAGGCTGTTGGAGACTTCGCAGCAGGCAATGGTGGAGTTGTCTCCCACAAAACAGTGGGAGAGACGCAGCCCCTTTGTGAGCGTAACATGGGAGGCCAGAACGAAATCCTCCGCCATTGCTCCATCGAGAATGCTGCATCCGGGACCGGTAATACCCCTTCGCAGTATGGTACCGAAGCCTATGCTGGTCGGCTCATCCCCGGAAGAATCAATGCTCAGGTCCTCCAGTACATCCGCTCCCCTGATTCGGCAGAAGCTGCCGATTCGCAGATCGATCAGGCTGCGGCAGCCCTGGATAAAGGTGTTTTCGCCGATTTCTCCCCTGTCTGATCCGCTGAAGGAGCGGTCTGTAATCTCTTCCAGGCGCCGCATCAGCTCTGAATCCTCCCGGTAACGGGACCAGAGAAAGGCGTCTGATCCCGTCATTCCGGGGAAGGGCGGTACCCCGCGGTCTCCGGCTTCGTTGATCAGGGAGATGCGCCGACGGGAGGATTCTTCCTCGCCGGGATTGCGTATTCCGCAGCCGAATTTTGCTCCGGGGCGGGTATAGATCTCCTGTATATCCGAGAGGATGCATCCCTGCCCCAGGTTGAAATTTGCGCAGTACGCCAGGTTTCTGATTACCGTCTGCCCTCCGATGCGGCAGTCGCGGATTTCGCTGTTGCAGATTCCGACCTCCAGCGTCCTGCCGTCATGACTCCGTCTTTCCGGATGGAGGCCCTGTATCCTGATCTCTCCGCTGAAGCTGGTGTTTCTGATCAGGTCGGGAAAAAAAGGATCGCAAACAAAAAAGGTGCTCCAGTCTTCCACCCTGTTACCGTTGGCAAGGAGCTGCTTTTTCTCTTCCGGGCTGAGCTGCCGGTATTCCTCCGGACCAGGGTTCCGTATAGTCATCTGTACTACTCCGAATCGTTGAGGATCTGGAGAAACCAGTTCAGGCTGCGCCGTATGCGGTGGACGTTGAATTTGTCCATCTCCGGATGATTCCGTTCGATCTGCTGGTGAAGCATCCGCCCCATTTCGAGTCCGTCCTCCGGGGGTATCGGAAGCTTCCTGCCGATGAGTTCCGCCTCGATGTTTCGTGTGCGTATTGTCAGGCGGTTGCCGATGCAGAAGCTGGTTCTCAGGTCGCTGATCACATCCTTCTGTTTGCGGACCACCCCGCAGAAAATAAAATGCTCCGGTGTAAAGAGCCGTTCCTGCTGACGGAACTGCTCCACATCCCAGTCCATAAAGGGGATACGGATTCTTGTTACCAGTTCTCCCGGCTCAAGGAGCGGTCCTTCGTCTCCGCTGATAAAGCGGTTGAGGTTTACCCAGCGGGTATTGCCGACGCGACGCAGTTCCAGGCGTACATCCAGCAGCAGCAGGACCGGATATGTCGAAAGCCTGTGACTCCGGGCGCAGATGTTGCCTCCCAGGGTTGCGTGGTTGCGGACCGCGGCGTTACCGATGTTTCTCAGCGCGGCATACAGGGATCTGGGCATGACATGCCGCCCGGTATTGATTATTTTGCTTATGGAGACCGCAGGCCCGATTTCCATGTAGCGTTCGGTACGGCTGATCTGGGATAGTTCGGAAACGTGGCCGAGATCGATAAGCTCACCGCCGAAACCTTCCCTCGGACCTTTGGACAGAAACAGGTAGGTTCCCCCCGCAAAGGGAACAGCCCCGGGGTGGTCCCGGTAATAGGAAAGAAGGTCCTGCAGGGTCGTCGGGGAGAATACCTTTGTGTTCCTCTGTTTTCTAACTGACACGGTGCCGGTTCCTTCGCAGACGGCCGGTGTATTGAACCGCCTTCAGGTAGGTACGAAAATCGGTACAGCGGCACTTTACGGCCCGATAGTATTCGGCAATCTCTTCCTCTCCCGGGTTCGGGGATATCTCCAGCAGGGCATGGGTGGTCAATATTCTGCCTGCGGCGCAGAACCGGCATGGTGAAAGCCCCGCTTCCCGAAAGCCTGCCAGGACCTCCTTGTAGGCGTGCTGCTTGGCGAAACCCTCGATGGTGGTAACCCTCATTCCCCGTACCCGGAAGAGGGGAGTCATACAGGAGTGGAATATCTCCCCGTTTATCAGGACTATACAGGAGCCGCACTCCCCGGAATAGCAGCTGGCATGGGTCCCTATCAGGTGGTAACGCTCCCGCAGCACATTGATCAGTCTGGTGTCAGCCTCGGCGTCAACGGTTTCTGAACTACCGTTCAACATGAACTGAATTCTCATGTCCCCTCCATATACTGGTGAATATTTCTTGGGGGAAGGGGAAAGCGGTCAAAATAGACCCCCGCCGCCTGACTCAGGGCGGCGGTGAATGCGGGGGGAATCATGATGTAGGGCAGATCTCCGATACCGGAGGAAAACTTCTGCCGGGAACCGCGGTTGAAGCTGATTTCCACCGGGGGTATGTCCTTGAGCTTCGGGAGATGAAATGGGGATTCCGAGGTTTCCAGATTCTGCAGGTTTACCGTGCAGCCTTCCACAGCATGCAGGATGCCGGTTTCCAGGACGCTTTCGGCCCGGTGGCGGTGGAGAACTTCGCCGCAGTCCACAGCCACCCAGACCCCCCGAACGCTCTTTTCCAGCAGTATGGGATCGAGTTCCAGTTCCACCACGCAGGCCGCCCAGCTTCTGGCGGCATAGGGACTTCCCTGAAGCTGGGATTCCTCCCAGCGCCCTTTCGCGGGTAGCCTGAACGACCTGGAGGCTTCTAGGGGCAGGGGGTTCCGGAAGCGTTTTTTCTGAATGGCCTCGCAGCATCGCTCCACCAGCCGGTACACCACCGTGATGTTTCTGGAAAGTCCCGACGGCCCGCTCTCCGGAATGCGGTCGGTGTCGTCATTGATGATATGGACCCCGCTCCGGGGAATCCCCAGGATTTCCGCCGCCCGGCGCCGTGCGAGGGATGCTGTTTTATGCATACCCGAAAGGCCGGAGGTAAAGATGTAGAGGTCTCCTTCCGACTCCAGCCGGGCTGTGACTTTGAAGCGTTCTGTCTCTTCTCCCCGTCCGAAGAAGCCGTTCCCCTGATAGACCCCGGCGATTCCGATTCCCCGGAGAGGACGGTTTTCCTGCTCGGGACTGCTGCGCCGTTTTTTCGCCAGCTCGTAGGCGGCATGTTTGCGGCTGAAATCCGAAGCCGCAGCGACTTTGGTGAGGAGTTCCGGCAGAGGGCTCTCCTTTTCATCCAGGTTCCGGAGCTTCCAGTTGAGAGGATCCGTCTGGGATACCTCGGCTATCAGGCTGGCATGGGTCTCGGAGGCAAAGAAACAGCCCGCAAGACCCGCTCCCGGAGAAAAGTCCAGGGGGCGCCGGGTTGTTTCTATGAGCCGGGTTGTAACGGAGACGTTTTTGCAGTTGTAGTTTCCCGCCGCCGCCGAGGAAGCCCTCTGCAGGGCTTCTTCGGAATAGACGGGGAAGGCCCCGGATTCAAGGTTAACCGTCACGTCGATGGCAGCCAGGTCGCCGTTCTTGTCCACCGCGGAGCGATGTTCTATGGCCACCGGGGTCCCCCGGGGACCGTGATGGAGGAGCTCATTGGCGCTGAGGATCAGTTTGCAGCTTTTTCCGGAAACCTGTGCCGCCAGGGCCGCGTAGGCCGCCAGAAAGGAGGGGTACCAGAGTTTCTCGTCAAACTGGGCGCTGAAGGCGGTGCGGCGTACGGTAACATCGGTCGGTCGTATATCAAGAACTCCGGCTACCGTTGATCGCACATGGTGCAGCCACTGGGTAGACGAGTAGACCACGAGGCGTCCTTCTTCATAACGGGCGAATGCTCCCTGGGCATCCAGGGACCAGGGGAGGGTTTCGTCCACATAATAACTGCCCTCGAGGATCTGAAAGGCCTCCTTCAGAACCTTTTCGGGGTTTCCCCGGCTGAGTCGATGCTCTTTGATGATCTGTTTCTCGAAAAAGTTCTCGAAAGAAGGCAGCACCGTAATGTCCCGGTAATCGATGCTTACATAGCCGGCGAACTCTTCCATCTCCTGCCGGTTATTGCCGGCGATCAGGAGCACCGGCTGGCCGAGGTAGTGGATTGTTCCTTCCGCCAGAATGGGGATTTTTCCCGAGGAGAGGTGGATACAGTTCTCTCCCGGAATATCCTGGGCCCCCAGCACGAGCATTCCGTCGGGGGGGTCAGGGTAGCTGATCAGGTTGATTTTACCCCGTTCAACCTGGGATCGCAGGATGGATACATGGAGCATGGGGGAGTCGAAGTAGTCGTCTATGTACTGAATGCGCCGTTGTTCCATACAGCCCTTTATTCCGCTTTACAACCATTCTTGACCGCCTGTATCACCCTGTCAACCTGGGCATCGTTCATACCCGGATAGATGGGCAGGCTCAGGCAGCGGGAATAGGCATCCATGGCATTGGGAAAGTCTCCGGGAGAAAAGGCGTAGCGGTCCCGGTAGTAGGGCATCAGATGGAGGGGGATGTAGTGAACGGAGGTGCCGACACCCCGGCGTCGCAGGGATTCAATCAGATTGTCCCGGTTTATCCGGGAATCCCGGGATACCTTGAGGATGTAGAGATGCCAGGCATGGTCCCCGGAGGTCCGGGGTATATCCAGTTCAGGCATCTCCCGGAAGGCTTCGGTATAGGCTGCGGCAATCTCCTTTCTGCGGGCGAGAAAGGTCTCCGCTTTTTCCAGCTGGACCCTGCCCAGGGCCGCCGCCAGGTCGGTCATGTTGTACTTGTACCCCGCTTCCACCACCGAGTAGGCCCACTGGGCCCTGTCCGAGGTGTAGCGGTCCCATATACTGCGGTCGATTCCATGGAGACGCATGGTACGTATGCGTTCGGCGATTTTATCGTTGTCCGTCACAACCATACCGCCTTCGCCGGTGGTTATGGTCTTGGTTGCGTAGAAGGAGTATACCCCGGTATCTCCCGATGTTCCTGTCCAGCGGCCGTCGTCAGATCTGACCGGAAAAGCGTGGGCGGCGTCTTCGACAATGGCGAGGCCGAACTCTCCGGCGATACTTTGAAGTTCCGTCATCCCGCAGGCTTCGCCGCCGATATGCACAGGTATGAGGGCCTTGAGTCTGTGGCCGTTTTTTTCTGCAGCACGGAGGGTTTCCCGCAGAATCCGGGGGTCGATATTGAAGCCTCCGGGAGTGATGTCCGAAAAGACGAGCTCCGCCCCCAGGTAGCGTACAACCTCGGCGGTGGCGGTAAAGGTGTAGGGACTGGTCACCACGGTGTCGCCGGGGCCGATACCCAGGGCTTCCAGGGAGAGGTGCAGTCCCGCGGTGGCGGAATTGAGGGCCAGGGCGCAGGTGCTGCCCACTTTCGAGGCGAACTCCGCCTCGAAGGCCTGAGTCTCTTTTCCGGTGGTAAGCCAGCCGGAGCGCAGGACCTTCAGCACCGCCTCCTCTTCTTCCCGGCCGATGGAGGGCAGGGCAAAGGGGATAAACTCAGTACCGGGGTTCGTCATCGGGGACCTCGAAGCTTGGAATATGCCTCGCCAGGGTGGAACGGAGGACCCGGCGGTCACGGAAGGTTTCGGGCTTGAGGGGATCAAAGAAACAGACCGGCTTCAGGTCACGGATCAGATCATCCAGGCTGCCCGTGATTCTGCTGCGATGCCTGAGTCTCAGAATCCGCTGAAAATCGGTGGCCTCCCCGGTTTCACCTTCCGCCCACAGTCGTTCGCTCAGTTTTTCCCCCTGCCGGAGGCCGATGTAATTAATGGGAATATCCGTTCCCGGTTCGTACCCGTAAAAACGGATCATCTGCTCCGCCAGCTCCCGTATGGGTACCGGTTCTCCCATATCCAGTACGTAGAGATCCCCTCCGGTTCCCAGACCTCCCGATTTCAGCACCAGGGAGACGGCTTCGGGGATCGTCATGAAGTAACGGGTTGCCCTGGGGTCCGTGATGGTTACCGGTCCCCCTTTGAGAATCTGCTTCTTGAAGAGGGGCACGATGCTTCCCCGGCTGTCCAGTACGTTTCCGAAACGGACAACCATAAAGTGCTGATCGCCGTTGTTCCTGGCGAGGGCGAGCTCTTCGGATATCATCTTGGAGGCGCCGTATACATAACGGGGTTCCACCGCCTTGTCGGTGGAGATCAGTACCAGCCTGGGCACAGCGCTTTCCCGCACCGCCTCCACCAGATGGAGGGTCCCGAAAACGTTGTTCTTGATTACCTCTACGGGATTGCTCTCCGCCATGGGAACGTGCTTGTAGGCGGCACAGTGAAAAATAATGTCCGCCTTGAGGCGCTGGATTATGAAGCGGGTATATTCCCTGTCCTTGAGGTCTCCCACCACCGGTACCAGGGTGGCCTTTTCTCCGACTCCCTCTTCCTGGAGGATCTTCAGCTCCTTTTCAATCTCATAGACGTTGTTCTCGCCGTTGTCGAAAAGGTAGAGACGTTCCGCCCCCGCGGACAGGAGCTGCCGGGAAAGTTCCGAACCGATGCTTCCCCCCGCACCGGTTATCAATACCCGCTTGTCCCGCAGGTAACTGAGGGTCTCCTTAAGGGGAATACGGACGGGTGTGCGTCCAAGAAGATCTTCCACGGCAATCTCCCTGGTCTGTATCAGATGAGCGTCGCCGTCGATTATCTGTGCCAGGTTGGGAAGAATGCGGATGCGGTCAAAGGAAGCGGAAGAGAGATGTTCGTAGATGGTCGTGAGCTGGTCGTTCGTGGCTCCCGGAATTGCGATCAGGGCCTCATCCGCGGGACGGGTCTCAAAAATTTTGCTGATACGGGCAATGGGGCCCAGAACGGGGATATCATCAACCTTGGTGCCGATTTTCCCGGGATCATCGTCCAGGAAGGCGACAAGCCGGCCAAAGGTTCCCTTGGTCTTTATCTCTTCCGCGATTTTGCGGCCTGCGAAGCCTGCGCCCACTATATATATGGTTCTACCGCTTTTTTGCATTCCTATTTTTCTTCTTCCGATGATGTTTCGATCAGTTCAAAACCGAAATCTACCATAAAAGAGTCTTCGTACATATTCAAGCGGACTTTCGCCCTTCGTTTTCGTCTGTCCACTTTGATAATTCTGCCTTCAAGGCCTTTCAGGGGGCCTTCCTTGACCTGTATCCGGTTGTTCTCATCAAAGCGTACCTTTGACGCCGCAACCGTTTCCCCGTGCTCGAGAAAATGGAGGAGTGTCCGGCGGTCTTCCCCGTGGAGGGGTTCGATGTTGGTGTTCGACTTGAGAAACTTGTAAATCCCCTGAACGGGCCGCAGGGCCCAGTAGACCTCCGGTTCCAGCTTCTCAGCTTCAATGAAGAGATATCCCGGGTAGATTGCGGTGGTTTCCTTCCGCGTTTTTCCCCGCCGTCGGATCATAAGGGTTCGCTGAGGGAAAAGCAGACGTCCATAGTTCTCTTCATCCAGTCCCGCCACGCGCATCGCCGCCCGGGCAAGTTTGAGGGCCCTGGCTTCTCCCCGGGTTTGAACCTGCAGTACAAAATACTCCATTGATGATGGGCACATTACCACGGATATGGAAAAGCGATCAAGTCGGAAAAAAAGCAGTCGATACTAGAACCGGAGGTATCCATGGTTCGTCGTTTGCCAGGCATCGTGTTAGTTCTTGTCTTCTGCGGGGCTGCTCTTTACAGTGATGCGGTTCTTATTTTCACCACCAATTCCCTGGATCCTGAACGTCTGTCGGTGATGGAACTGCAGTCGGCCGTGGAGGACGGAGCAATGGCGGCGCTCTTCGACGCAGGACACATTGTGTTCAATGCCGGAGTGGTTGCCGGGAATCCCAGGTTGAAGGGGCCTTCCGACAGACTCTCCATGAGGATGGCAAAAAGCGGCGGAGCCCTCTTTTTACTGGAGATCGATCTGCTTTACGAAGAGCCTGAAACAGACGAGGAACAACTGAATGCCCCTTCGGCGCAGTATCGTCTTTATGATGTTATGCAGGATACGCTGCTGACCCAGGGGAGCCTTTCCCCCGGGGATGTCAGGAACCGTGAGGATGCCGGTCCGGAAGAACTCAGTACAGCCCTTGGCAGTGCCATCGCCGATCATGCGGTTTCGATGCTGCGGCGTCAGGGAAACGGGGAGGCCGGCGATGTATGATGAGGAGACAAATGTATGATCAGGACGACAGCTAAAGTTCTTATATTCAGCATATTATTCTCTCTGATTTCCTTTTCCCTTTTTTCTCAGTCCGAATGGGAGGGTACCACCGCCATGGGACGCTATGGGGAGTTTCCTTCCTCGGGGCTCTACGGGGCCTCCAATTCCTTTCCCCGGAATACCCTGG
Protein-coding sequences here:
- the loaP gene encoding antiterminator LoaP — its product is MEYFVLQVQTRGEARALKLARAAMRVAGLDEENYGRLLFPQRTLMIRRRGKTRKETTAIYPGYLFIEAEKLEPEVYWALRPVQGIYKFLKSNTNIEPLHGEDRRTLLHFLEHGETVAASKVRFDENNRIQVKEGPLKGLEGRIIKVDRRKRRAKVRLNMYEDSFMVDFGFELIETSSEEEK